A window of Solanum stenotomum isolate F172 chromosome 9, ASM1918654v1, whole genome shotgun sequence genomic DNA:
GATACTGCCATCTATTAACATGTGAATCAATTTATGAAACTACTATTTGGTGATAATATTGAGGAAGCTCCATATTAATATGCAGGTTAAGGTGTAATTAATTTCTGATTCACAACAAAATGTTTTAAAGTCAGAAAAATATTTCCTTTATTGAGTTAATCATGTATGATATTGTGCAACATGATAAGCCCTCCTACCAACTCCAAAACAGTGTATTACATATATGTTCTACCCAAACCttaaacatatacatatatatagagagagtgTTAAATGATCAAGAATCTATTATGCTTATGTTCCACATGGTGATCATGTTGAGGTTTAGCCATAGATCAAGGTTCCATTTCAGATATCAGACAATGACAATGCATGTCAAGGGCGCTAGCGCGTGCCCCCGGGGTGATCATTACCACTTGAAGTTTTAGTTAACCAGAAACATCTCAATGATAGACATTCTCAATTAGAAAGTGCAATGTCATAGTCAGAGTGAATTATCTAACCATGTTGAATCAACATGACAGTGAAATATCCTTCACAAAGCTAAAGAATTCATTTAGACACTTAAACAAACACCTTACAGGCAACCATTTTGAATACAGTGAAACATCCTCCACAAATGTAAAACGAATTCATTCGGACACTTAAACAAACACCTTACGGGCAACAACACCAGGATCTTTTATATATGtgcacaaaaatattaattctgTAAATGTAtagtaaaaatttaaactaacgTGTACCTATTTTTAGTGATACTTCTGCTATGTTCGaattatgaatttgtatttgCGTCCAACCAAAATGACCCCTTGAAAGActatgaaatactttttttatatatagtgaCACAGCATAACATTTATGACTCAccaaactctaaaaaaaaaaaaaagtgagtttcATTAATTACTTGAAGCTTACCAAACTTGACACAATGAAGAATGAGTCTCCAAATGCTTTCATGATTTACTAAGCTAGcatttggccatagatttctaAATATTGTTTGGGTGAAAATTTTATCATGTGTTTTGTCATAATTTTTGGGaaacatatttcatttttttagcaaaatatgatttatactcgtaaattttaaaaattatcaaaactaaccataagtttgtattacaagtcaattggatctttgttgcaacaaataacaagtagtgtccatgacactggagcaatgtggtagtttggagtgagtgcaacaagcatcattccataTATTGTGAAGTAGACAACACATATGACTTTGTTACCTgagccgattgttcatcattttcatcaataatcatatcatcactttcatattcactgaatatctcatcactactttggcgttcacataaaaaattatgtaatacaacacaaacaactactatagaggATGTTTtagtaaaagataaaagtttggtataaaattttaatttttaaaagatttcaACTAttaaatactagaaaaaacttgtatttgggaatttgggatatttgtcaaaaatatttgctaaataataacaaattgtatggacaaacactatttgcaAAAAATTTCCCCAAATATTACTTGGAAAATCTATTACCAAAAGATCAAATACTTTTTGAAGTAATTGATGTGACTTATCTCAGTCAGAGAATAACAAGTCATTTCTTAATTATAGAATATGATCAAATTACTTTTTGAAGTGATTGACGATATACTATCTCTTTTCTATAAATTTAATAAGATtaaatgtttgaaaaagactagtattttctttattacCGAAGAcgataaaatacaaaataaattttttgatgtgactaataaaactatattttttttatatttgaaaagttaAATACCAGTTCGAGAAAGGTGTTTTCTTGATTACAAaagatcaaataattttttaagcatGAGATGTGTGGAGCTTTATTTTAAGTGTGCTACATGTacacacaaaataaattaaGGTATTTCTAATATCCtctatttctttttcctttttggttgTTTTGTAgtctaataatattattgttttgtaGTCTAATATTATACTTATTTCACCATAGtttaaaatgtataaattgcatGTCCTTCACTAAGTTAATAAATATGATGCACGTCACAATCCATGAACGCAATCCTTTTTAAAAGGTTTATTAAAGTGTTTCACTCcccatttaaattttttctttgtgTTTCTCCTTTATACCTCCGAAAATATTTATTGGGAGGAGTTTGgactattttatattatttatcacTTAATAATTGAGGTGTTTATAATCTTAAGAACAATTactattaaggataaaatggaaaaagagCCTATCTTGAACTTCtaacataacaaataatttaagataattatttttatgaatcaTGACAGATAATTTGAGACGAAGGAAATACCattttaaaaacaatatattgttttagttttacgGAAAATAAATATAGATTATAATTAAAGAGATCATAAGAAATTATTAGTTAAAAAGGTTTTTTGCTTTATTGGTAAAAATATCGAATATGATGACAAACAGAAAATAAAGACAAGAATGAGTTGCTCAGATGGTGAGTATCCATCACCTTCAACTTTAAAGTTATGAATAGTAAATTCGAATCACCAAGAAAGCAAAGGTGAAAACTCCCGGCGaaaggagtaaaaaaaaaatcagtcaaTTATTGGTTGTGCAAGAGTTATGAAATGAATTTTTATTGATCCTAGTAGACTAGACTCTACCAAAATAGTACTTTGGATAGTATATATTCTTATGTTAAATTGAGATCTGAATTACAATATTTCAAACTAGTGGATATTGTATAATGTGTTATGTGTTATTTACGTGCGGAGGTGAAGTACAAATTACGAATTTGAtcgaatttaataattttaatttattgtaaaaaattCATCGAATCTGTATAAGGTAGGAGTAGTTTAGAATCTAATATgttaaaaagaaatgaattttcaatcataaattttaaattataattaggaAAAACTATGTTCTATAGTCTATACATAGGGTCAAACAAGATATCACAAGtttaaattatacaaatactaTTTTTACAAAGACTACATACATTAGATCCTTCTGATCCGATCATCAGTTTCACTAATTTCCATTCTAGTCTTCTGCCTTTAAAAATGGAGTCGTTATAACTCTGACCAactaggggttgtttggtaagagtattagaaaaataatattgatatacaaaatatttgatataattttatcaATTGTTCGGTTGTAATTTAGTTCatgtataatttaatatattagtTGGCGTATTGTTTTAAATATACCACCAGGCACCAACaacatgaaataattaattcatggaCACAATACCAAAAAGTCAAAACTATCTTTATTAATTTCCTAGTAACTAACGAAGTATAATTATAAATCCATTACTTtttagttaaataaataaattaatattatttatatccaACTGAACAGTGAACACCCTTAATTAAATATCCACCTTGAAAAAAATCTCATTTCTTAAAGGTGCCTTTCTTAAATATGCAAAAAGATAGATGATGCCACGATGTACCATGTTACTACCATCATCACAACAACTTGACAAGtcaccaacatgggttgtgtgACAAATGCATACTGGGTTCCACCCTAAATAGAGGTTTCGAGTTCAAGTCTTGAACGATTCTACAATGTACGATATGTAGATGCGGATCCACATGTGAAGGTAGGGATGCACATGCACCCattaacttcaaaaaaaattatgtatatatacatatatctattttgaaaaactgaaagaaactaaaatataaataaaagtattcTCATGGAAAGCATAAAAGGCAGTTAGTACTGCTGGTACAAAGCGAGTGTGACCACCCACACGATCGCGGTTCAATTCCAGCTAAATCTGAATTTAGTCGAGTCTTCAATACAGACTCCAAACACCgaataaagaaaaacaacttGAGAAGTCatgcaaaataataaattaaccaaaattcaaaagaaaaatatctacattaacaaaataataataatctctATTATCTATGTGGATCCATCTAACTACTTTtgttattttacaaaaaaatcataatagaagaactttttttaaaaaaaattgatacattGGTGAAAAACTTTTTCCAATCCTATATGGACCACGTTTAATTTGCGTATCAACTATATCTTTCTATCTATGTATTCTATGATAGGTATAACTTGTCCTTTtcctctatttcatttttttatactagagtttgattgatttaaatttataaaacgTAGTGTTATTcggaaaaaaaactttttttgtcaaaagaaaTTCTTACataaaactcaaatttaaattaaaaaattaattttatccaCTAAATCATATTCTTTGTTTACCCTCTTTTTTTTAGTctgtataaaaaatatatatcttttcatttctgacaattttttaattcaattttctccttaatatgtttaaaattataagatttatatatctttaattaaaactttaaaatttaaaagtttttattttttatttttttatatcaaacaaaaataagacAACATTCTTATCTGGAAACatcacttcatttattttttgttgttatctaGTGGCTATGCAACTAATAGCAAGTTGTCCAATTTGGCCATTGTTAAgtctaaaatttaataaatgagGTAGATGTGGAATTTTAATCACATATATgagacaaaaataaatgaaagttgacaagtaaaaaagattttgacaaaaataactTCTTTACAAGAAAAGAGCCAAAATGTACAAAAATTCAACAGACTATTAACTCCAAGTAGTTAAcactaaaaaaagtaaaatataatttctctTCGTACTCGTTAACtgtcttaatttatatgatatcattatactaaaaatgaaaaagagagaaataaaaatatttaaaaatagactctacagaattaaaaaaataaatagacagaggtagtattttttactttattcaagttaaaaaaaactaaactagtATTCCTCCATCCTATCTGAATTTATGTGTCACTTATATCTCTTATAaatgattcaaattttatgaattttgagtaatattataaaatacatATTGTTTGCAACGaattttaaagtgacagaaaataaattacaatcacaaaaaaacatgaagaaacataattNTTCTTTACAAGAAAAGAGCCAAAATGTACAAAAATTCAACAGACTATTAACTCCAAGTAGTTAAcactaaaaaaagtaaaatataatttctctTCGTACTCGTTAACtgtcttaatttatatgatatcattatactaaaaatgaaaaagagagaaataaaaatatttaaaaatagactctacagaatttaaaaaaataaacagaggtagtattttttactttattcaAGTTAAAAAAACTAAACTAGTATTCCTCCATCCTATCTGAATTTGTGTCACTTATATCTCTTATAAATGATTCAACTTTTATGAATTTTGAGCAATATTATAAAATACATATTGTTTGCAACGAATTTTAAagtgatagaaaataaattacaatcacaaaaaaacatgaagaaacataattttattgataaagatTGCGGATATAAttttgttcctcccttgattctactctcctaagatttatccatgattcgagggtcgttagtggcgtatttctcgaattaggatgatttagatttgacctttatatgaatattccatgacttttgtggaatattcgagatcttgatctttaaaaatacccaagagtttatgggatatttcAGATGTCTTTTAAGAGAATTTTGTACCATTTATATAGGCGTGAACTAGGATTTAGGGTTGAGTACCCTCCAAGAATCCTAATTTGAGTTGAACACAATTTGTAGAGTCCACACTCAAATTGAACACATCTTatagagtcccacaaaatttcaatgtctacacatatttttttattcatattaacttgaaaaaaaattgtttttgatagTTACTTTTcgtattatttctaaatatgtaaattttatttctaaaatattatgtTAATCTGATacaatttagctttaaaaattagtcaaattaactctTTAACAAGCAAAAATCACGTAAATTGAGATGGAtgaaataatactccctctatttcgatttatttataatatagtgACTACACacataatttaagaaataaaataaaataaaactgaatcttgtgatcttaaattaaatatatgtcaaatatattcaacttaattttattgatttaaacATGTCACATAAAAATTTAATACTAAACAATtattaaaaagattaaaaagatAAGTTATTATTCAAAACtgactaaaataaataaataagacaaacaaattaaaaccgAGTGGCACTTTTATATTAAATGATTTACCCATTGAAAAGTACTTACTATTCAAGtcaatcaaaatgaaaaaaagagagagaacaGAAAGAACAAATGTACatatattattaagaaaattttaacaaaatttctCTTCTAaattcatagtttttttttcttcttttcaagaAATTGAAGATGGCAGGAGGAGGAATTGCTTCAATTGGTGTAAACAAAGAAAGAGCTGAAAATTACAATGGAAAACTCACTCTTTATGTCATCATAGCATGTATTGTTGCTGCAGTTGGAGGTTCACTCTTTGGATATGATATTGGAATTTCAGGtgattaattatgataattattggaaaaaattattgtaattttagtTTATAAATTGATGATGAAATAATAGAACTtttccctttttccttttatagaaTTGGAAAAAGATGAATTACTAATATGTtgttcggatttttcaaaaatgttaGTGTACATGTGttaaatttttcatgtttttacaTGTTTTAAGGATCTGACACGGTGCAACCACATGATATGAGTAATGAGTTTAATCCACCCATTTTAAAAAGAGCTAAGAAGAGCTTTTCCTTATCTTTTTATGCTATGTGGTAGGAGACTAGGAGGAGGCTTCTAGAATTGGAAGAAGATGAATTATTGTTATATTGttcagatttttcaaaaatgtcatCATGCTCGTGTCAAATCCtttaaaaattgtaatttcttaTGGATTTGTGCACGGGGTGGCAGTATTTTTGAAAGATCCGAACAATGTGTTCAATTGCACTCCTTGTTTGGAAAAAGGGGCTCAGTCCTGTGCTCGGATTTTTCAAGAATGTCATCTCACCCGTGTCAAATTCTCTAAAAAGTATGCATTTTTATGAATCCGACACGAATGAGGTGACATTTTTGGTAAATTGGAGCAATGAATTATACCTAATCCTCTGGAACTTCCACTATTATCGAAAAAAGAAGGTGAAATAACAAAGATTAAAAAGTGGCAAATTGTAACTAATAAGAACAGAAAATGGATCAGAAATAAATTttccttttgaaaattttaaaaggaaaattcaGCTTGTTATAAATGTGCACAAATGCACGGTAAGGCTGTGTACAATAGAGCCTTGTGGTCTGGCCTTTCCTCGCACTCTACGAATAGTGGGAGTTTAGTGCACCGAGCTGAGATTTTATAATGTTTGTAGATTCTCAACTTATAGAGTGAAAAGACTACttcataattttgtttaattgtaTGATCATTTTCAGCATTATCATGGactgtgtgaccatctcatttAAAATTACGAACGTATGCCTGTTTTCATACCATGTTGAATTATTGTGTGACTGTTTTGTCTTAAGAGTTTAAAAATGCCACTTTAATCATGTCAAATCCTTTAAAAAGTACATACTTTTGAAGGATTCGACACGAGTGAAGCtgtattttttggaaaattctaGCATGAATTACACCTGCCCCTCCGGCAGACTGGGCTGGATGGCTATGACTACTCTACAGTTAGTCTCTGGAACTTCTTGAACTTCCATTTGAAGAGTAAACGAACTGCGTCATTAATGTTGAAATGTTCGACTAATTTCATCTAAAGCTTAGAGATTCAAACGAAGGACTTCTGTTATCTGTTTGTTTGCTTTGATACTATGTTGAATTTAATGTGTGACCATCTAATCTGAAACTATAAATTGTTAGAGGACAGACacttatttacttaaatatatcTTCGTTGCATGCAAGATAACAGGGGGAGTGACATCGATGGATGAATTTCTTCGACGATTCTTCTACTCTGTATACCTAAAGAAGCAGCACGTCCACGAAGACAACTATTGCAAGTATAATAACCAAGTTCTTGCTGCATTTACCTCGTCTTTGTACATGGCTGGTTTAGTTGCATCTCTGGTAGCATCTCCTATCACAAGGAACCATGGACGTCGTGCAAGTATAATATGCGGTGGCATTAGTTTCTTTCTTGGAGCAGTTCTTAATGCCGCTGCTATCAACCTTGGCATGCTTCTTTTCGGACGAATTATGCTAGGTGTTGGCATTGGCTTTGGCAACCAGGTAATTCACCTTGAAATTTAGCTGTTACGTGTTCCTATTCTGTTATCTGTTTACAACAATAAGTACGCCTCAATCCCAAGCAAGTTCAGACCAGTTATATGAATCCTCACCGACCATGCCAGCTATATTAAgttatttatacaaaaaataaaagatggatTACCTTCAATAAGCATAGATTTTTATAAAGAACTTTCTTGAATCACACATGTTTGTCTTCTCGTAAGACTGAGAGAAATGAATAAGTATGAAATTggaaaaagaatcaaatcacATTGCCTCGTGTTCGAGACAATTTTTAACACTATCACTGTATCTTAGCATGTTATAGCAAGGTAGCATGCCTTGTTTTCAGCATACTAATATACAATTACTTGTAATATAGGTGATTGGATAGTACGTGAATTCTTTTATACTGTCAGTGTATACAAGTTAAACTCATAAAAGTTACTCGGAACTTTTTAAAGATAAATGTTTCAACTCTGTGTCACTTCTTGAAGGCAGTTCCGTTATATTTATCAGAGATGGCACCAGCACACCTAAGAGGATGTCTGAACATGATGTTTCAATTAGCAACAACGCTCGGAATCTTTACAGCAAACATGATAAACTATGGAACAAGTAAACTCCATCCATGGGGATGGAGACTTTCATTAGGCTTAGCAGCAGCGCCGGCTTTCGTTATGACAGTGGGAGGCATGCTTCTTCCCGAGACACCGAACAGCTTAATAGAACAAGGAAACAAAACTAAAGGAAGACGTGTTTTAGAGAGGATAAGAGGAACCGAGAATGTAGACGCAGAATTCGAAGACATGGTGGATGCAAGTGAATTAGCACGTTTGGTTAAGCATCCATTTAGAAACATTCTTAAAAGGAGAAACAGGCCGCAGTTAATTATGGCGATTTTGATGCCGACATTTCAGATACTTACAGGCATTAACATCATACTTTTTTATGCCCCAGTATTGTTTCAGAGTATGGGGTTTAAAAGATCTGCCTCTCTGTATTCCTCTGCTTTGACTGGTGCGGTTCTTGCTTCATCTACACTTGTATCGATGGCCACTGTCGATAGATGGGGTCGAAGAATTCTTCTTATTACCGGTGGAATCCAAATGATCATTTGCCAGGTAAAGATTTTCTACTTACTTCTTCCACTTTTACGGACTGTTATCTGTAATTCTTTTCGTCAGGCAAGAAACTCGCCTAAGGAAAGTAGAAATCTATGCAAACTAACCAAATCTTTCGGGAAGGAAATTGGCCTTTTCCCTTCTCCTTTCTATAGCAAAAAAGAATGTCATCATTTTGTTCGTTACCTGAACAAGTACATCCAACCTTTCACCTTGATTCACAATCAAGAACGACAGGACCTAAGTCTCACATTGCTTGATCTTTTTAGAATTTCTGAAGTACATCGATCTTCCGCCTTGTATAGTTATCTATCAGTAGTAAAAGTTTTTTCACTGTCACTATATAGAAGTTAAGTATAATGCATAAACAAACACTCAAACTTTGCCTCAGCTGACAAGTAAGCACTCCAACTTTGTGAGTGCACATCTAGAGTCCTCAACTTGGTCTCAACTGACAACTAAACACTCCAACTCGTCCCCACTGTGTCTCGTGGGCACCCAACACTAacgtgacacataaattttataggtgtctagatgatcattttgtaagttggaaTGTTTAAGTGACGCAATGGAGATGAGTTCAGGTGTCATAAATCNGATAGATGGGGTCGAAGAATTCTTCTTATTACCGGTGGAATCCAAATGATCATTTGCCAGGTAAAGATTTTCTACTTACTTCTTCCACTTTTACGGACTGTTATCTGTAATTCTTTTCGTCAGGCAAGAAACTCGCCTAAGGAAAGTAGAAATCTATGCAAACTAACCAAATCTTTCGGGAAGGAAATTGGCCTTTTCCCTTCTCCTTTCTATAGCAAAAAGAATGTCATCATTTTGTTCATGACCAGACCTGAACAAGTACATCCGACCTTTCGCCTTGATTCACAATCAAGAACGACAGGACCTAAGGCTCACATTGCTTGATCTTTTTAGAATTTCTGAAGTACATCGTTCTTCCGCCTTGTATAGTTATCTATCTGTAGTAAAAGTTTTTTCACTGTCACTATATAGAAGTTAAGCGTAATGCTATACAAACACTAGAACTTAGCCTCAGCTGACAAGTAAGCACTTCAACTTTGTGAGTGCACATCTAGACTTCTCAACTTGTTCTCAACTGACAACTAAACACTCCAACTCGTCTATGTCTCGTGGACCTCGGACACTGACGTGACACATAAATCTTATAGGTGTCAAGAtaatcattttgtaagttggaaTGTTCAACTAACTGttacttttatcaaaaaaaaaaaaaagttggaatgTTCAACTAACGCAATGGAGATGAGTTGAGGTGTGAGGTGTCATAGATCTACATACTCAAAGTTTGAGCGTTTACCTATCACCTGAGGCCAAGTTTTGTCACTGTCAGTATATAGAAGTTAAATTGATCGGTTATATCATATGAAAGATAATTTGCTATCCTTATTACAGGTTATTGTTGCGATAATCTTGGGACTCAAATTTGGTAGTGACAAGGAGCTATCAAGAGGTTACTCGATTATAGTAGTTGTTTTCATTTGCCTCTTTGTAGCTGCATTTGGATACTCATGGGGGCCTCTTGGATGGACAGTGCCAAGTGAAATTTTCCCCTTAGAGACAAGATCAGCAGGCCAAAGTATCACAGTTACTGTGAATTTGTTCTTCACATTTGCAATAGCACAATCTTTCCTCTCACTTTTATGTGTTATGAGGTTCGGGATTTTCCTATTTTTCTCCGGTTGGATTGCTGTCATGACAATCTTCATCTATCTCTTCTTGCCCGAAACAAAGGGAGTTCCAATTGAAGAGATGATGCGTCTTTGGGAAAAGCATTGGTTCTGGAAGAAAATCGTCTCGGAGGATCAACAAGCTAAAAAGACCAATGGACTCAATCATGCTTGAAGTTGAGGTACATTTTTAACAATGTGAAAGGTGAATACAAAAATCTATCTTGTTCATGTAGAATTATGGTCTTCTGTATGTATATGCAAAAGtgtaaactttattttttaagaatgtCACTTTCTATTGTAGCAATACTTCAATTCCAACATCTCGTCGtctgacatgtttaagaccacaagactGAAACGatattttgatatgttataCACCTCGATCTTTAATTTATGACTACAAGATTTTAAAGTCTTCATTACTTTTTTGGGGGCTTGCCTTGGGTTTCGCCTAGAAACTATCCTTAAAAACGTTCACTAGAACGTGAATATATCACTAGTTAAATATTTCCTATGATGAGACCGTCAAATCAAATATATTCctcaacaaaattatataaacagtgcatatatttttttgtgcGTGTTAATTAGTATATGATTTTGTTGGAATTTGGACATTTTCTTTCAAAGAACTTTACAGGACCATTCATAATAACATGGAGGAACAATTTCTATAGTCTCACCATGATCCAATCACTTTTTAGCATTTAGAAGACACTCAACAAGAATTAGacaattttcttagtttttgtcacgacccaattaAGGATCATGACCGGCGCTAAGGGGAAGAATCTCAAAGCAAGCCTCACCAGAATTTTACAGAAAGTCGAGCAGAGTTTCCTTTGTTTTTAGGCCTATCCTGAATTTTTCCTGTCTCATAATTTTATAACACAACTAATAGCAATTATAAACCACCATATAATATCCATCAATGATCAAATTGTCACGCAATAAAACCAATTCATCTCCAAATTACGGAAAAAGTTCCAAACTAGTCACTTGACTACAATTCGAAGGACTAATCTTGACTCAAATCAAAAGAATGACAAATGGAGCGACTCTAAGAGTTTTTAAAAGAAACTAAATAAACATAACAAATCAATAGCTCTCTTGCCATGCGAAGCAATGCGGGGCTCGCCAGATGCTACCAACTCACACGCTAGTTAATGAAATCCTCTTCAATACCACTTGAATTCTCTGTAAAAACAAATAGCGAGGAGTGAGATGCTAGCTCAGTGAGTAATAATACTTAACCACAACCATTTTAATGAGGGACAAGTCAGAAAATATGCTAGTGTAACAGTCATGATGATGAAACAATGCTCTTTcagaaacaataacaatattCAACCTTAGGTGCCTCATATAAGCAAAATCAATGTAAATACATAATAGCAAACTCAGAAAAAGAACATTTTCATATCAAATCTTATAGCTGGGAGGTTTCCAAGGATGAATCATGTAATCAGTGTGGTCTTCTCTTTAAGAAGTAACCAATAACAGTGAACTCCTCATAAAGGAGTTAGTTATTCATAACAGTAGATCCCTACTCGAGGGATATCAGTAACAGTATACTAGTATTACCTTCCCACTAGCAAGGGCTTGATCAGTAATCAGAACTACAAGGTGCACCAGGTCTAACGAACCCGCTGTTAGCTACGGGATTAATCAAGGTCTACTCCTATTTATACTTTTCTTATAATCTATAAAAGCATTTCAAAATCAGATAGAACATTTATATCTTATCAATCAGAACATTTCAAAGTTTAACAATCACCTGTCAAAATACTATTTCTCAAATAAGTGTAAAACCTTTTCAATATCAGTAATCATATCTTGTAAGAAT
This region includes:
- the LOC125876354 gene encoding sugar carrier protein A — protein: MAGGGIASIGVNKERAENYNGKLTLYVIIACIVAAVGGSLFGYDIGISGGVTSMDEFLRRFFYSVYLKKQHVHEDNYCKYNNQVLAAFTSSLYMAGLVASLVASPITRNHGRRASIICGGISFFLGAVLNAAAINLGMLLFGRIMLGVGIGFGNQAVPLYLSEMAPAHLRGCLNMMFQLATTLGIFTANMINYGTSKLHPWGWRLSLGLAAAPAFVMTVGGMLLPETPNSLIEQGNKTKGRRVLERIRGTENVDAEFEDMVDASELARLVKHPFRNILKRRNRPQLIMAILMPTFQILTGINIILFYAPVLFQSMGFKRSASLYSSALTGAVLASSTLVSMATVDRWGRRILLITGGIQMIICQVIVAIILGLKFGSDKELSRGYSIIVVVFICLFVAAFGYSWGPLGWTVPSEIFPLETRSAGQSITVTVNLFFTFAIAQSFLSLLCVMRFGIFLFFSGWIAVMTIFIYLFLPETKGVPIEEMMRLWEKHWFWKKIVSEDQQAKKTNGLNHA